In one Sander lucioperca isolate FBNREF2018 chromosome 7, SLUC_FBN_1.2, whole genome shotgun sequence genomic region, the following are encoded:
- the lrrc4ca gene encoding leucine rich repeat containing 4C, genome duplicate a — translation MLNKMTSSQQQQMMRGPRWNRALSDPLFVVLLALQLLVVAGLVRAQTCPSVCSCSNQFSKVICTRRGLREVPDGISTNTRYLNLQENLIQVIKVDSFKHLRHLEILQLSKNHIRKIELGAFNGLASLNTLELFDNRLTTIPNGAFEYLSKLKELWLRNNPIESIPSYAFNRVPSLRRLDLGELKRLSYISEGAFEGLSNLRYLNLGMCNLKEIPNLIPLVKLDELEMSGNQLAVIRPGSFKGLIHLQKLWMMHAQIQTIERNSFDDLQSLVELNLAHNNLTLLPHDLFTPLHHLERVHLHHNPWNCNCDILWLSWWLKEMVPANTSCCARCSSPTQHKGRYIGELDQNYFHCYAPVIVEPPADLNVTEGSAAELKCRASSLTSVSWITPNGSIMTHGAYKIRISVLNDGTLNFTNVTMQDTGTYTCMVSNSAGNTTASATLNVSSTENSSFSYFTTVTVETIETPHNEGFTTAVQQKVGPTPSAGTWESVSPTSTTTTTVRIPLSTRATEKTYTIPVTELGGEGSLNGLDEVMKTTKIIIGCFVAITLMAAVMLIIFYKMRKQHHQQNHHAPTRTIEIINVDEDCVTGGPGMEGHLTLPPLEHEHLNHYNTYKTAYNHASTINSIHSSAHEPLLIRASSKDNVQETQI, via the coding sequence ATGTTAAACAAGATGACCTcctctcagcagcagcagatgatgCGAGGTCCTAGGTGGAACCGGGCCTTGTCCGACCCTTTGTTTGTGGTGCTTCTGGCCCTGCAACTGCTGGTGGTGGCAGGGCTGGTACGTGCTCAGACATGCCCCTCTGTCTGCTCCTGTAGTAACCAGTTCAGCAAAGTCATCTGCACCCGACGAGGTTTGCGGGAAGTCCCTGATGGCATCTCTACCAACACACGCTACCTGAATCTGCAAGAAAATCTCATTCAGGTCATAAAGGTGGACAGCTTCAAGCACCTAAGACATCTGGAGATCCTGCAGCTGAGCAAAAACCACATACGCAAAATTGAACTGGGGGCCTTCAATGGACTGGCCAGCCTCAATACCTTGGAGCTTTTTGATAACCGCCTCACCACTATCCCAAACGGGGCATTTGAGTACCTGTCCAAACTAAAGGAGCTTTGGCTGAGGAATAACCCCATCGAGAGCATTCCCTCCTATGCTTTCAACAGAGTGCCCTCGTTAAGgcgtttggaccttggggaGCTCAAACGGCTCTCCTACATATCTGAGGGGGCCTTTGAAGGGCTGAGCAACCTGCGCTACTTAAATCTGGGAATGTGCAATCTGAAGGAAATTCCCAACCTTATTCCCCTGGTGAAGCTGGATGAACTGGAGATGTCGGGGAACCAGCTAGCTGTCATCCGACCTGGCTCTTTTAAAGGGCTCATCCATTTACAGAAGCTATGGATGATGCATGCCCAGATCCAGACCATAGAAAGGAACTCTTTTGATGACCTGCAGTCACTAGTGGAGCTCAATCTAGCCCATAACAATCTTACCCTCTTGCCCCATGATCTCTTCACTCCTTTACATCACCTGGAGAGGGTGCACTTGCACCACAACCCATGGAATTGTAACTGTGACATCCTCTGGCTAAGCTGGTGGCTTAAGGAGATGGTGCCAGCAAACACCAGCTGCTGTGCCCGCTGCAGCTCACCAACCCAGCATAAGGGACGATACATTGGCGAGTTGGACCAGAActactttcactgttatgctcCTGTTATTGTGGAGCCTCCCGCAGACCTAAATGTGACAGAGGGAAGCGCTGCAGAGTTGAAATGCAGAGCCAGCTCTTTGACCTCTGTAAGCTGGATTACACCCAATGGTTCCATCATGACACACGGTGCTTACAAGATCAGAATCTCTGTGCTGAATGACGGCACTCTGAACTTCACCAATGTTACCATGCAGGACACAGGCACATACACATGTATGGTCAGTAATTCTGCAGGTAACACAACAGCATCTGCCACACTCAACGTGTCCTCTACAGAGAACAGCAGCTTCAGCTACTTTACCACAGTGACAGTGGAGACCATAGAAACGCCACATAATGAAGGCTTCACCACCGCTGTACAACAGAAGGTGGGCCCCACACCCTCTGCTGGTACATGGGAATCGGTTTCACCCACCTCTACAACTACCACCACAGTCCGGATCCCGCTCTCCACCCGCGCCACAGAGAAGACTTACACAATCCCCGTCACAGAGCTGGGTGGGGAGGGCTCGCTGAACGGCTTGGATGAGGTAATGAAGACGACCAAGATCATCATTGGCTGCTTTGTTGCGATCACACTCATGGCAGCGGTCATGCTAATCATCTTCTACAAGATGCGCAAACAGCACCACCAGCAGAACCACCACGCACCCACACGCACCATTGAGATCATCAATGTGGACGAGGACTGTGTAACAGGAGGCCCGGGCATGGAGGGCCACCTGACCCTGCCTCCTCTTGAGCACGAGCACCTCAACCACTATAACACCTATAAGACTGCATACAACCATGCCTCCACGATCAACTCCATACACAGCTCAGCGCACGAACCTTTGTTAATCCGCGCCAGCTCAAAAGACAATGTACAAGAGACCCAAATctaa